In Musa acuminata AAA Group cultivar baxijiao chromosome BXJ3-9, Cavendish_Baxijiao_AAA, whole genome shotgun sequence, a single genomic region encodes these proteins:
- the LOC103998140 gene encoding guanine nucleotide-binding protein subunit gamma 4-like: MGEPVPSAPPLSAPPVVVVAPRPKSPPKYPDLCGRRRLQLELQMLNREIGFIEEELQSLEGVQPVSRCCKEVNEFVGIKPDPLMPINKRRHASCCLWRWLRSKLCFNLSWICCLSGCMLELERPSCSCPQNCNRCQCGCPCPRCCEAPTCTPCCSCSRVPCSCSRSPCSCLKLPCSCIGACCSCLKSPCSCSRNCSNCSKTPCICDGTCSCCSKISCSCGGTCCSCSEVPCSCTRTCYRCSKTPCSCCETCCSCSKVPCTCGSTCFSCSKAPCTCGSTCFSCSKIPCSCAGTCCSCTKHPCSCAGECCSCSKTPCSCAGECCSCSKTPCSCAGECCGCTKNPCSCGGTCWSCPKASCSSCSDVSCCKPQCHCFNASSCRPHCCSWWPSCFRPWRCGWWPSCSSSCCDQPCCGGRKTSCSSSCCTRPLCCDWRPSCPGSCCAQGWCRGWNPTCWRPQCDCSWCCGWKPSCCSGRRCCSSKPSCSRGCCACALPRLSCPEYSCGCVWSCSKCTDACLLPKCTKKPCCITGCLC, translated from the exons ATGGGGGAGCCCGTGCCGAGCGCGCCGCCGCTTTCGGCTCCACCGGTCGTGGTGGTCGCTCCCAGACCCAAGTCGCCGCCCAAGTACCCCGACCTCTGCGGCCGCCGGAGGCTGCAGCTCGAGCTGCAGATGTTGAACCGCGAGATTGGCTTCATCGAG GAGGAGTTACAATCACTTGAAGGAGTCCAACCTGTTTCCAGATGCTGCAAGGA GGTCAACGAGTTTGTGGGAATAAAACCAGATCCTTTGATGCCTAT AAATAAGCGGAGGCACGCATCGTGTTGCTTGTGGAGATGGCTGAG GTCGAAGTTGTGCTTTAACTTGTCATGGATTTGCTGCCTCAGTGGGTGTATGCTTGAGCTCGAAAGACCAAGCTGTTCTTGTCCACAGAACTGTAACCGTTGTCAATGTGGATGTCCCTGCCCTCGATGCTGTGAGGCTCCTACCTGCACACCATGCTGCAGTTGTTCCCGAGTTCCCTGTAGTTGCAGCAGATCACCCTGCAGCTGCTTGAAGCTTCCTTGCAGTTGCATTGGAGCTTGCTGTAGCTGCTTGAAATCTCCTTGCAGTTGCAGCAGAAACTGCAGCAATTGCTCGAAAACACCTTGCATTTGCGACGGAACATGCTCCTGCTGCTCCAAAATTTCCTGCAGCTGTGGTGGAACATGCTGCAGCTGCTCGGAGGTTCCTTGCAGTTGCACCAGAACATGCTACAGGTGCTCCAAAACTCCTTGCAGTTGCTGTGAAACATGCTGCAGCTGCTCAAAAGTTCCTTGCACTTGCGGCTCAACATGCTTCAGCTGCTCAAAAGCTCCTTGCACTTGCGGCTCAACATGCTTCAGCTGCTCAAAAATTCCTTGCAGCTGTGCTGGAACATGCTGCAGCTGCACAAAACATCCTTGCAGTTGCGCTGGAGAATGCTGCAGCTGCTCGAAAACTCCTTGCAGTTGCGCTGGAGAATGCTGCAGCTGCTCGAAAACTCCTTGCAGCTGCGCTGGAGAATGCTGCGGCTGCACCAAAAATCCTTGCAGTTGTGGTGGAACATGCTGGAGTTGCCCAAAGGCTTCTTGCAGCAGTTGCTCCGATGTGTCTTGCTGCAAACCGCAATGCCATTGCTTCAACGCTTCCTCCTGCAGGCCTCACTGCTGTAGCTGGTGGCCTTCCTGTTTCAGGCCATGGCGGTGTGGCTGGTGGCCGTCATGCTCCAGTTCATGCTGTGATCAACCATGTTGCGGTGGCCGGAAGACATCATGCTCCAGTTCATGTTGTACTCGACCACTCTGCTGCGACTGGAGGCCGTCCTGCCCCGGTTCCTGTTGTGCCCAAGGATGGTGCCGTGGGTGGAACCCCACCTGCTGGAGACCACAGTGCGACTGCTCATGGTGCTGCGGCTGGAAACCTTCGTGCTGTTCCGGAAGACGGTGCTGTAGCTCGAAGCCTTCGTGCTCCAGAGGCTGCTGCGCCTGCGCCCTCCCAAGACTCTCCTGCCCTGAGTATTCTTGTGGCTGTGTCTGGTCCTGCTCCAAGTGCACAGATGCATGCCTCTTACCTAAATGCACCAAAAAACCCTGCTGCATCACTGGATGTCTATGTTAA
- the LOC135650041 gene encoding NAC domain-containing protein 71-like, protein MNRNRPADPPPLRPPPPHLPVGVRFGPTGIEMLHYFLRPKVHCLPINEERITDLNIYLFHPDHLPSKASTPSSLLLLLLPPPPLFLGGISGPASVLESKLPVTLEGPDGRYAYFFVRREPSEQRQRRRRTPHGYWKEVGLEEAVRDESSNVILGFKRNFVFFEGTNKKTLWEMDEYRLNLEIQGMRNTFDPRRNNYVICKVYTETSESSGDLSFASAEAQLIGSDESDSTLAGNKRRRN, encoded by the exons ATGAATCGGAATCGTCCCGCTGATCCGCCGcctcttcgtcctcctcctcctcatcttccgGTAGGGGTGAGATTCGGTCCGACCGGCATCGAGATGCTGCATTACTTCCTCCGGCCCAAGGTGCACTGCCTGCCCATCAACGAAGAGAGGATAACGGATCTGAACATCTACCTCTTCCACCCCGACCATCTCCCCAGTAAAGCATCCACACcatcatctcttcttcttcttcttcttcctccgcctCCTCTCTTTCTAGGCGGTATAAGTGGTCCTGCATCTGTTCTTGAATCGAAGCTGCCCG TTACCTTGGAGGGTCCGGACGGGCGGTACGCGTACTTCTTCGTGCGAAGGGAGCCGAGCGAGCAGAGGCAGAGGCGCCGACGCACGCCGCATGGCTACTGGAAAGAAGTGGGCTTAGAGGAGGCAGTCCGAGACGAGTCATCGAACGTGATCCTGGGATTCAAGAGGAACTTTGTGTTCTTCGAGGGAACCAACAAGAAGACCCTTTGGGAGATGGATGAATACCGCCTCAACCTGGAGATACAGGGGATGAGGAATACGTTTGACCCCAGGAGGAACAACTACGTCATCTGTAAAGTGTACACGGAGACTTCAGAGTCTTCTGGTGATTTGTCATTCGCTTCTGCAGAGGCTCAGTTAATCGGCAGCGACGAATCGGACAGCACCTTGGCGGGCAACAAAAGGAGACGCAACTGA
- the LOC135649211 gene encoding U-box domain-containing protein 40-like, whose translation MGSLKSFWRFSNHHRSPSSASGNAPMSSITVSEMPVEFLCPISRSLMADPVIVPPSGHTFERSCVQACADLAFSPPGLFLDLSPSSLLLIPNVALKSAILSWCQRCGVPSPQPIPLDAACALIRSIMPPSTNPRPPPPPLLSDPPPHVGGGGGGGSSARRDQRGEFMRQFTAFSLDEAEEAEKGESFGPPREYAYPCDGTERVREDRGDLSRDRGYDEKYEELRASSALPDGKGCRSRINVQNMRETMSPNTPSAFSVRTTNHAPSFSQLSTPSASEHQSSSSNSSITEAFFEQAPKEPPPPTSQVQNPAASNLPASPTADFDLSEEEILIRLMDTELSEQESAVVLLRLATRESRDRRIDLCTPRLLAALRSMLLCSSAAVQINATAALVNLSLELENRVRILRSGAVAPLVDVLKGGHPEARDHAAGALFSLSLEDENRAAIGVLGAIPPLLDLFSVPSADGVRARRDAGMALYYLSLAGSNRLKIARAPGAVRAVLSVALESEEAPVDGAPPPHGPGLARLAMMTVCSLAVCNDGRAALMDGGAVASVVSLMRSPAAAAVEEYCVAALYGMSRGSLRFRGLARSAGAEPVLMRVAYSGGGGEMRRNMAKKTLRAMRGEDDTDAPPPMGFPVSDDGSVVSEGLKSFRGRPNHHANPSRMNSAGF comes from the coding sequence ATGGGAAGCCTCAAGTCGTTTTGGAGGTTCTCCAACCACCACCGCTCGCCTTCTTCCGCCTCAGGCAACGCGCCCATGTCCTCCATCACGGTGTCGGAGATGCCCGTGGAGTTCCTGTGCCCCATCTCCCGCTCCCTCATGGCCGACCCCGTCATCGTCCCCCCCTCCGGCCACACCTTCGAGCGCAGCTGCGTCCAGGCCTGCGCCGACTTGGCTTTCTCCCCGCCCGGCCTCTTTCTCGACCTCAGCCCCTCCTCTCTCCTCCTCATCCCCAATGTCGCCCTCAAGTCCGCCATCCTCAGCTGGTGCCAACGCTGCGGTGTCCCATCTCCACAACCTATCCCCCTAGACGCCGCCTGCGCCCTCATCCGCAGCATCATGCCTCCCTCCACCAATCCACGTCCCCCTCCTCCGCCCCTCTTGTCCGACCCGCCTCCTCatgttggtggtggtggcggtggtggtagtAGTGCGAGAAGAGATCAAAGAGGTGAATTCATGCGGCAATTCACGGCGTTCTCTCTCGACGAAGCAGAGGAGGCCGAAAAAGGCGAGAGCTTTGGACCGCCACGGGAGTATGCGTACCCCTGTGAtggaaccgaaagagtaagagaaGACAGAGGTGACCTCTCCAGAGACCGAGGATACGACGAAAAATATGAGGAATTGCGAGCTTCTTCGGCACTGCCGGATGGAAAAGGCTGCAGATCGAGGATAAACGTCCAGAATATGAGGGAGACGATGAGCCCCAACACCCCTTCCGCTTTCTCGGTTCGCACTACGAATCATGCTCCCTCCTTTTCGCAACTCTCGACCCCATCGGCGTCCGAGCACCAGTCTTCTTCCTCCAATTCCTCCATTACCGAAGCCTTCTTCGAGCAAGCGCCCAAAGAGCCGCCGCCGCCGACATCACAAGTCCAAAACCCGGCCGCTTCCAATCTCCCTGCGTCTCCGACCGCCGACTTTGATTTGTCGGAAGAGGAGATCCTGATTAGATTGATGGATACGGAGTTATCCGAGCAGGAGTCCGCCGTGGTGTTGCTCCGGCTAGCCACAAGGGAGAGCCGCGACCGCCGGATTGACCTGTGCACGCCTCGCCTCCTCGCCGCGCTCCGCTCCATGCTCCTCTGCAGCAGCGCCGCCGTGCAGATCAACGCTACCGCCGCATTGGTGAACCTATCCTTGGAACTGGAAAACCGCGTCCGCATCTTGAGGTCGGGAGCGGTGGCGCCGCTAGTGGACGTGCTCAAAGGCGGCCATCCGGAGGCCCGCGACCATGCCGCCGGCGCCCTCTTCAGCCTCTCTCTCGAGGACGAAAACCGGGCGGCAATAGGGGTGCTTGGAGCCATTCCGCCGCTGCTCGACCTCTTTTCCGTGCCCTCAGCCGACGGCGTCCGCGCCCGCCGGGACGCCGGGATGGCGCTGTACTACCTCTCCCTCGCCGGCTCCAACCGTTTGAAGATCGCGCGAGCTCCGGGGGCGGTGCGGGCAGTGCTCTCCGTGGCGTTGGAGAGTGAGGAGGCTCCCGTCGACGGGGCACCGCCGCCGCATGGGCCGGGCTTAGCGAGGCTAGCGATGATGACGGTATGCAGCCTGGCCGTTTGCAACGATGGGCGTGCGGCACTGATGGACGGCGGGGCGGTGGCGTCGGTGGTGTCGTTGATGAGGTCGCCAGCGGCTGCAGCGGTGGAGGAATACTGCGTGGCAGCACTCTACGGGATGAGCCGCGGTAGCCTCCGGTTCCGCGGCCTGGCGAGGTCGGCGGGGGCGGAGCCGGTGCTTATGCGGGTGGCGtatagcggcggcggcggcgagatgCGGCGTAATATGGCGAAGAAAACGCTTAGGGCGATGAGGGGGGAGGACGACACTGACGCGCCGCCGCCAATGGGATTCCCGGTGAGCGACGACGGCAGCGTTGTCTCGGAGGGGTTGAAGTCGTTTCGCGGGCGACCCAACCACCACGCTAACCCGTCGCGCATGAACTCGGCCGGGTTCTGA